The following proteins come from a genomic window of Thermodesulfobacteriota bacterium:
- the ispG gene encoding flavodoxin-dependent (E)-4-hydroxy-3-methylbut-2-enyl-diphosphate synthase has product MKRRKTRQISIGNVKIGGSAPISVQSMTNTDTRDYLSTISQIHRLESVGCEIIRVAVPDMEAAEKLGEIKKGISIPLIADIHFDYRLALRAVEEGVDGLRINPGNIGGKVKIKSVVEAAKERKIPIRIGVNSGSIEKKLLSKYGHPTPDAMVESALSNIAILESLNFHDIKVSLKASNVLDTIEAYRLISEKVDYPLHVGITEAGTSFSGTIKSSVGIGILLNEGIGDTIRVSLTADPVEEVRAGYEILKALGLRYRGINLISCPTCGRCEIDLIELTNEVEVRLAHISVPLNVAIMGCVVNGPGEAEEAEIGIAGGKGVGLLFKKGRVVKKLKEKELADVLVKEVEEMVKDL; this is encoded by the coding sequence ATGAAAAGGAGAAAGACCAGACAGATTTCAATAGGCAATGTTAAAATAGGCGGTAGTGCTCCCATTTCGGTTCAATCCATGACCAATACCGATACCAGGGATTACCTGTCTACCATCTCCCAGATCCATCGATTGGAATCAGTAGGGTGTGAGATCATAAGGGTTGCTGTTCCAGATATGGAAGCAGCGGAGAAACTGGGTGAAATAAAAAAGGGTATAAGTATCCCTCTCATAGCTGACATCCATTTTGACTATAGATTGGCACTTAGGGCTGTTGAGGAAGGAGTAGATGGTTTAAGGATCAATCCTGGAAATATTGGTGGCAAGGTAAAGATTAAGTCTGTGGTGGAGGCGGCTAAAGAAAGAAAAATACCAATAAGAATAGGGGTCAATTCTGGCTCCATAGAAAAAAAGCTCCTTTCCAAGTATGGTCATCCTACTCCTGATGCCATGGTTGAAAGTGCACTAAGCAATATTGCTATTCTTGAATCTTTGAACTTCCATGATATTAAGGTTTCTTTAAAGGCATCTAATGTCCTTGATACTATTGAGGCTTATAGATTAATCTCAGAAAAGGTTGACTATCCACTTCATGTAGGTATTACAGAGGCAGGGACATCCTTTTCTGGAACAATAAAGTCATCTGTGGGGATTGGTATCCTTCTGAATGAAGGAATAGGGGATACTATTCGTGTATCATTAACTGCTGATCCTGTGGAAGAAGTCCGAGCTGGATATGAGATTCTCAAAGCATTGGGACTCCGTTACCGCGGCATAAACCTCATATCATGTCCTACTTGTGGCAGGTGTGAGATTGACCTGATAGAGCTAACCAATGAGGTAGAAGTGAGACTAGCCCATATTTCCGTGCCTTTGAATGTAGCCATTATGGGCTGTGTAGTCAATGGGCCTGGTGAGGCTGAGGAGGCAGAGATAGGGATTGCCGGTGGTAAAGGAGTGGGTCTCTTATTTAAGAAGGGTAGGGTGGTTAAAAAGCTTAAAGAAAAAGAGCTTGCAGATGTGCTTGTAAAAGAGGTAGAAGAAATGGTTAAGGATCTTTAA